A window of the Bos indicus x Bos taurus breed Angus x Brahman F1 hybrid chromosome X, Bos_hybrid_MaternalHap_v2.0, whole genome shotgun sequence genome harbors these coding sequences:
- the SLITRK4 gene encoding SLIT and NTRK-like protein 4 yields MFLWLFLILSALISSTNADSDISVEICNVCSCVSVENVLYVNCEKVSVYRPNQLKPPWSNFYHLNFQNNFLNILYPNTFLNFSHAVSLQLGNNKLQNIEGGAFLGLSALKQLHLNNNELKILRADTFLGIENLEYLQADYNLIKYIERGAFNKLHKLKVLILNDNLISFLPDNIFRFASLTHLDIRGNRIQKLPYIGVLEHIGRVVELQLEDNPWNCSCDLLPLKAWLENMPYNIYIGEAICETPSDLYGRLLKETNKQELCPMGTGSDFDVRILPPSQLENGYTTPNGHTTQTSLHRLVTKAPKTTNPSKISGIVAGKALSNRNLSQIVSYQTRVPPLTPCPAPCFCKTHPSDLGLSVNCQEKNIQSMSELIPKPSNAKKLHVNGNSIKDVDISDFTEFEGLDLLHLGSNQITAIKGDVFRNLTNLRRLYLNGNQIERLYPEMFSGLHNLQYLYLEYNLIKEILAGTFDSMPNLQLLYLNNNLLKSLPVYIFSGAPLARLNLRNNKFMYLPVSGVLDQLQALTQIDLEGNPWDCTCDLVALKLWLEKLNDGIVMKELKCETPVQFANIELKSLKNEILCPKLLNKPSAPFTSPAPAITFTTPLGPIRSPPGGPVPLSILILSILVVLILTVFVAFCLLVFVLRRNKKPTVKHEGLGNPECGSMQLQLRKHDHKTNKKDGLGTEAFIPQTIEQMSKSHTCSLKDSETGFMFSDPPGQKVMMRNVTDKEKDVLHVDTRKRLSTIDELDELFPSRDSNVFIQNFLESKKEYNSIGVSGFEIRYPEKQDKKTKKSLIGGNHSKIVVEQRKSSEYFELKAKLQSSPDYLQVLEEQTALNKI; encoded by the coding sequence ATGTTTCTTTGGCTCTTTCTGATTTTGTCAGCCCTGATTTCTTCGACAAATGCAGATTCTGACATATCGGTGGAAATTTGCAATGTGTGTTCCTGCGTGTCAGTTGAGAATGTGCTGTATGTCAACTGTGAGAAGGTTTCAGTCTACAGGCCAAATCAGCTGAAACCCCCTTGGTCCAATTTTTATCACCTCAAtttccaaaacaattttttaaatatcctcTACCCAAACACATTCTTGAATTTTTCACACGCAGTGTCCCTGCAGCTGGGAAATAATAAACTGCAGAACATTGAGGGAGGAGCCTTCCTTGGGCTCAGTGCATTAAAGCAGTTGCACTTGAACAACAATGAATTAAAGATCCTCCGGGCTGACACTTTCCTTGGCATTGAGAACTTGGAGTATCTCCAGGCTGACTACAATTTAATCAAGTATATTGAACGGGGAGCCTTCAATAAGCTCCACAAACTAAAAGTTCTCATTCTTAATGACAAtctgatttcctttcttcctgatAATATTTTCCGATTCGCATCTTTGACTCATCTGGATATCCGAGGGAACAGAATCCAGAAGCTCCCCTATATCGGAGTTCTGGAACACATAGGCCGTGTGGTCGAATTGCAACTGGAAGATAACCCTTGGAACTGTAGCTGTGATCTATTGCCTTTAAAAGCTTGGCTGGAGAATATGCCATATAACATTTACATAGGTGAAGCTATCTGTGAAACGCCCAGTGACTTATATGGAagacttttaaaagaaaccaaCAAGCAGGAATTATGCCCCATGGGCACAGGCAGTGATTTTGACGTACGAATCCTGCCTCCGTCTCAGCTGGAAAATGGCTACACCACCCCGAACGGTCATACCACCCAAACATCTTTACACAGGTTAGTGACCAAAGCACCGAAAACAACAAATCCATCCAAGATCTCTGGAATCGTGGCCGGCAAAGCCCTCTCTAACCGCAATCTCAGCCAGATCGTGTCTTACCAAACCAGGGTGCCTCCTCTTACACCTTGTCCAGCACCTTGCTTCTGCAAAACCCATCCTTCCGATCTGGGACTGAGTGTCAACTGCCAAGAGAAAAACATCCAGTCCATGTCAGAGCTGATACCAAAACCGTCAAATGCCAAGAAGTTGCACGTCAATGGCAACAGCATCAAAGACGTGGACATCTCCGATTTCACCGAGTTCGAGGGACTGGATCTACTCCATTTAGGCAGCAATCAGATTACCGCAATCAAGGGGGATGTATTCCGAAACCTCACGAATTTACGCCGGCTTTATCTCAATGGCAATCAGATCGAGAGACTCTATCCCGAGATGTTTTCAGGCCTTCATAACCTGCAGTATTTATATTTGGAATACAACTTAATTAAGGAAATCTTAGCGGGCACCTTTGACTCAATGCCAAACTTGCAGCTGCTGTACTTAAACAATAATCTCTTAAAGAGCCTGCCCGTGTACATTTTCTCGGGAGCACCCCTCGCTAGACTGAACCTGAGGAACAACAAGTTTATGTATCTGCCTGTCAGTGGTGTCCTGGATCAGCTGCAGGCTCTTACTCAGATCGACCTGGAGGGCAACCCATGGGACTGCACTTGTGACTTGGTGGCATTAAAGCTGTGGCTGGAGAAGCTGAACGATGGGATTGTCATGAAAGAACTGAAGTGCGAGACACCTGTGCAGTTTGCCAACATCGAACTGAAGTCCCTCAAAAACGAAATCTTGTGTCCCAAGCTCTTAAACAAGCCATCGGCGCCATTCACGAGCCCTGCACCCGCCATTACTTTCACTACCCCGCTGGGGCCCATTCGAAGtcctcctggtggtccagtgcctcTGTCCATTTTGATCCTAAGTATCTTAGTGGTCCTCATCTTAACTGTGTTTGTAGCTTTTTGCCTTCTTGTTTTTGTGCTGAGACGAAACAAGAAACCCACAGTGAAGCACGAAGGCCTGGGGAACCCCGAGTGCGGTTCCATGCAGTTGCAGCTGAGAAAACATGACcacaaaaccaacaaaaaagaTGGCCTGGGCACGGAAGCATTCATTCCACAAACCATAGAACAGATGAGCAAGAGCCACACCTGCAGCCTGAAAGACTCTGAAACTGGGTTCATGTTTTCtgatcctccaggccagaaagtCATGATGAGAAATGTCACTGACAAGGAAAAAGATGTATTGCACGTGGATACCAGGAAGAGACTAAGCACCATCGATGAGCTGGATGAATTATTCCCGAGCAGGGATTCCAATGTGTTTATTCAGAATTTTCTTGAAAGCAAAAAGGAGTACAATAGCATAGGCGTCAGTGGCTTCGAGATCCGCTATCCagagaaacaagacaaaaaaaccAAGAAGTCACTGATAGGCGGCAACCACAGTAAAATTGTTGTGGAGCAAAGGAAGAGCAGCGAGTACTTTGAACTGAAGGCAAAACTCCAGAGTTCCCCCGACTACCTACAGGTCCTTGAAGAGCAGACAGCTTTGAACAAGATCTAG